From Streptomyces durmitorensis, a single genomic window includes:
- the cas5e gene encoding type I-E CRISPR-associated protein Cas5/CasD, translated as MSVLVLRLAAPLQAWGASARFVRRTTESAPTKSGVIGMLAAAQGLDRDDDAGLSRLAALRFGVRIDQPGTRVRDFQTAHHAVTGKSMPLSERFYLADAVFVAALEGEGAFLDELHTALRAPVHPLFLGRRSCPPALPVELATRDSSLLQALRDEPWQASGWYQRLRGKEHTVSLSVLREPVQGEEHGDILRDQPLSFAAAHRRHALRSVVSTTVEVPNPRAVAPRVPAAAHPVPRHEPFDAVEEETL; from the coding sequence ATGAGCGTCCTGGTCCTTAGGCTGGCTGCCCCCCTGCAAGCCTGGGGGGCATCGGCCCGCTTCGTCCGCCGCACCACCGAGTCCGCCCCCACCAAGAGCGGTGTCATCGGCATGCTCGCCGCCGCCCAGGGACTCGACCGCGACGACGACGCCGGCCTTTCCCGCCTGGCCGCCCTGCGCTTCGGCGTCCGCATCGACCAACCAGGCACCCGGGTACGGGACTTCCAGACCGCCCATCACGCGGTCACCGGCAAATCCATGCCGCTGTCCGAGCGCTTCTACCTCGCTGACGCCGTATTCGTTGCCGCCCTCGAAGGAGAGGGCGCCTTCCTGGACGAACTCCACACCGCCCTGCGTGCGCCCGTCCACCCGCTCTTCCTCGGTCGGCGTTCCTGCCCACCAGCCCTCCCGGTGGAGCTCGCCACCCGCGACAGCTCCCTCCTCCAAGCCCTGCGCGACGAGCCCTGGCAGGCCTCCGGCTGGTATCAGCGCCTGCGCGGCAAGGAGCACACGGTGTCCCTGTCCGTGCTGCGCGAGCCCGTGCAGGGCGAAGAACACGGGGACATCCTGCGCGATCAGCCCCTCAGCTTCGCTGCCGCGCACCGGCGACACGCACTGCGCTCCGTGGTCAGCACCACCGTGGAGGTGCCCAACCCGCGCGCCGTGGCTCCCCGCGTACCAGCTGCTGCCCACCCGGTGCCGCGCCATGAACCGTTCGACGCCGTGGAGGAAGAGACCCTCTGA
- the cas7e gene encoding type I-E CRISPR-associated protein Cas7/Cse4/CasC — protein sequence MNRIFLDVHALQTVPPSNLNRDDTGAPKSAVYGGVPRARVSSQAWKRATRTYFGQEHLLDPSELGVRTKKVAEVLAARITALDPAIDGTEALQLAAEVIQGATGSKIEAPKRKADAAKDGGQEAAPESKYLMFLSARQLDGLAALAVEGAADIKTYLKDKDNKARAREIADTRHSVDIALFGRMVADSADFNVDAAVQVAHAISVHRVDNESDYYTAVDDQNTDAESGAGMIGTVDFNSSTLYRYAALSVHQLAKNLGEGLREEEPRTAPVRRAVEAFVQSFLESLPTGKINTFGNHTLPDAVIVKLRTTRPISYVAAFEEPVTGENGHLRGAVDRLAQYVPDVERTYGDEESTLSWVLRVGPNTEQLAGLGTQAHRLSDLVEAVGQAVAERLDKPV from the coding sequence GTGAACCGCATCTTCCTAGACGTGCACGCGCTGCAGACGGTGCCGCCCAGCAACCTCAACCGGGACGACACCGGCGCTCCGAAGTCAGCCGTCTACGGCGGGGTGCCCCGCGCACGCGTGTCCAGCCAAGCCTGGAAGCGCGCCACCCGCACTTACTTCGGGCAGGAGCACCTCCTTGACCCGAGTGAACTGGGTGTACGGACGAAGAAGGTCGCCGAGGTCCTCGCCGCCCGCATCACCGCCCTCGATCCCGCCATCGATGGCACCGAGGCCCTCCAGCTCGCCGCCGAAGTGATCCAGGGGGCCACCGGTTCCAAGATCGAGGCACCCAAGCGGAAGGCCGACGCCGCCAAGGACGGCGGCCAGGAGGCGGCACCGGAGTCGAAGTACCTGATGTTCCTCAGCGCACGCCAGCTGGATGGTCTGGCCGCGCTGGCCGTAGAGGGCGCGGCCGACATCAAGACCTATCTCAAGGACAAGGACAACAAGGCGCGCGCCCGGGAGATCGCCGATACCCGGCACTCCGTCGACATCGCGCTGTTCGGCCGCATGGTCGCCGACTCCGCCGACTTCAACGTCGATGCCGCGGTCCAGGTCGCCCACGCCATCAGCGTGCACCGCGTGGACAACGAATCCGACTACTACACGGCCGTGGACGATCAGAACACCGACGCGGAATCCGGAGCCGGAATGATCGGCACCGTCGACTTCAACTCCTCCACCCTCTACCGCTACGCGGCGCTCAGCGTCCACCAGCTCGCCAAGAACCTCGGCGAGGGCCTGCGCGAGGAGGAACCGCGCACCGCGCCCGTGCGGCGCGCGGTCGAGGCGTTCGTACAGAGCTTCCTCGAGTCCCTGCCGACCGGAAAGATCAACACGTTCGGGAACCACACCCTCCCCGACGCCGTGATCGTCAAACTGCGCACCACCCGGCCCATCAGCTATGTCGCCGCGTTCGAGGAACCCGTCACCGGGGAGAACGGGCACCTGCGCGGAGCCGTGGACCGCCTCGCGCAGTACGTCCCGGACGTGGAACGCACCTACGGGGACGAGGAGTCCACCCTCTCCTGGGTCCTGCGGGTCGGCCCCAACACCGAACAGCTCGCTGGCCTCGGCACGCAGGCCCACCGGCTGAGCGACCTGGTCGAGGCGGTCGGCCAGGCCGTCGCTGAACGCCTGGACAAGCCCGTATGA
- the cas1e gene encoding type I-E CRISPR-associated endonuclease Cas1e, whose translation MSTVGKRAALTPRHLTRTGERVSFLYLERCTVHRDANAITVEDADGTTHIPSATIATLLLGPGTRITHQAMSVLGETGAAVVWVGEHGVRYYAGGRALSRSAALVEAQAAQWANLRSRLTVACAMYRLRFPDEDPDGLTRQQLLGREGDRVKECYRAQAARTGVRWQGRKYTPSDFGSGDPVNQGITAAAQCMYGIAHAVVASLGCSPGLGFVHSGHELSFVLDIADLYKTEIGIPLAFDIAAEGPEDVGPRTRRGLRDHINETGLLDRCVKDIKHLLLPGAQAAADDRASEQDRVTLQSDQGQQVAAGVNYGSADVVTDADEAVIW comes from the coding sequence GTGTCGACAGTCGGCAAGCGGGCCGCCCTCACCCCGCGCCATCTCACCCGTACCGGTGAGCGGGTCTCTTTCCTCTACCTGGAGCGCTGCACCGTCCACCGCGATGCCAACGCCATCACGGTTGAGGACGCCGACGGCACCACCCATATCCCCTCCGCCACGATCGCCACCCTCCTGCTCGGGCCCGGCACCCGCATCACCCACCAGGCGATGAGCGTTCTCGGCGAGACGGGAGCGGCGGTCGTCTGGGTAGGAGAGCACGGCGTGCGCTACTACGCCGGAGGCAGAGCGTTGAGCCGTTCAGCTGCACTCGTCGAAGCCCAGGCCGCGCAGTGGGCCAATCTACGCAGCCGCCTCACCGTCGCCTGCGCCATGTACCGGCTGCGCTTCCCCGACGAGGACCCGGACGGCCTGACCCGTCAACAGCTCCTGGGCCGCGAAGGCGACCGTGTCAAAGAGTGCTACCGCGCCCAGGCAGCCCGCACCGGCGTCCGCTGGCAGGGCAGGAAATACACCCCAAGCGACTTCGGCAGCGGCGACCCTGTCAACCAGGGCATCACCGCCGCAGCCCAGTGCATGTACGGTATCGCCCACGCCGTCGTCGCTTCGCTCGGATGCAGCCCCGGCCTCGGCTTCGTCCACTCTGGACACGAACTCTCCTTCGTCCTGGACATCGCAGATCTCTACAAGACCGAGATCGGCATCCCTCTCGCCTTCGACATCGCGGCCGAGGGCCCCGAGGACGTGGGCCCCCGAACCCGCCGCGGCCTGCGCGACCACATCAACGAGACCGGACTCCTGGACCGCTGCGTCAAGGACATCAAGCACCTGCTGCTGCCCGGCGCCCAGGCTGCGGCTGACGACCGGGCTAGCGAACAGGACCGCGTCACACTCCAGAGCGACCAAGGCCAACAGGTGGCAGCCGGAGTGAACTACGGCTCCGCAGACGTGGTCACGGACGCGGATGAGGCGGTCATCTGGTGA
- the cas6e gene encoding type I-E CRISPR-associated protein Cas6/Cse3/CasE has protein sequence MYLTRFRVNTARPGARRLLSSPQSLHAAVMASFPGLLPTTSTGGAEGPRVLWRLDHNARAEVFLYVVSPGRPDLTHLVEQAGWPAAALDPDTPGWQSRPYTPFLDRLAAGDVWEFRLTANPVHQIRRKDGEPTKRTAHLTPVHQQGWLLDPKRQERAGFRILEKPQDQRLLPGGTTHHNHPHHGDRYQLTVRDERALSFAKSREERSQAHRVKFVMVTFDGRLEVTDPDALRRTLTQGLGKAKAYGCGLMTLAPVPTPPAPGE, from the coding sequence ATGTATCTGACCCGCTTCCGCGTGAACACCGCACGACCCGGTGCTCGCCGCCTGCTCTCGTCCCCGCAGTCGCTGCACGCGGCCGTCATGGCCTCCTTCCCCGGCCTGCTGCCCACCACCAGCACGGGCGGCGCTGAAGGACCCAGGGTGCTGTGGCGCCTGGACCACAACGCCAGGGCCGAGGTCTTCCTCTACGTCGTGAGCCCCGGCCGACCCGACCTGACCCACCTCGTGGAGCAGGCCGGCTGGCCGGCCGCTGCCCTCGACCCGGACACCCCCGGCTGGCAGAGCCGCCCGTACACCCCCTTCCTCGACCGCCTCGCCGCGGGTGACGTCTGGGAGTTCCGGCTCACCGCCAACCCGGTGCACCAGATCCGGCGCAAGGACGGCGAACCCACCAAACGCACCGCGCACCTCACCCCCGTCCACCAGCAGGGCTGGCTCCTGGACCCCAAACGCCAGGAGCGCGCAGGGTTCCGCATCCTGGAGAAGCCACAGGACCAACGCCTGCTGCCCGGCGGCACCACCCACCACAACCACCCGCACCACGGCGACCGGTACCAACTGACCGTCCGCGACGAGCGAGCCCTGTCCTTCGCCAAGTCTCGCGAAGAGCGGTCACAGGCCCACCGGGTGAAATTCGTGATGGTCACCTTCGATGGCCGCCTCGAAGTCACCGACCCCGACGCCCTGCGTCGCACCCTCACCCAGGGGCTGGGTAAGGCCAAGGCGTACGGCTGCGGGCTCATGACCCTCGCCCCTGTGCCGACGCCTCCGGCACCCGGGGAGTGA
- the cas2e gene encoding type I-E CRISPR-associated endoribonuclease Cas2e, with protein MTVIVLSTCPPGLRGFLTRWLLEISAGVFTGNPSARVRDVLWNEVQQYAGQGRALLAHTTNNEQGFTFHTHEHAWHPVDHEGLTLIRRPNTQTPPASATPKPGWSNAAKRRRFGKG; from the coding sequence GTGACCGTCATCGTCCTCTCCACCTGCCCACCCGGGCTTCGTGGGTTCCTCACCCGCTGGCTCCTCGAAATCTCTGCGGGCGTCTTCACTGGCAACCCCTCCGCGCGCGTCCGTGACGTCCTGTGGAACGAGGTTCAGCAATACGCGGGCCAGGGCCGCGCCCTGCTCGCCCACACCACCAACAACGAACAGGGCTTCACCTTCCACACCCATGAACACGCTTGGCACCCGGTTGACCACGAGGGCCTGACCCTCATCCGCCGCCCGAACACACAGACGCCACCGGCCTCCGCCACACCGAAACCCGGCTGGAGCAACGCTGCGAAGCGCCGCCGATTCGGTAAAGGCTGA
- the cas6e gene encoding type I-E CRISPR-associated protein Cas6/Cse3/CasE, with amino-acid sequence MTSTRASTARFVATHSVLCLDARHPLVAKSLIDAQEMHRTVMSGFRGWVEDGAPNPRADMGVLSTWSVDLKAAALVLVVQSRVPGDWTRIPRAAFTTAPHIITIDRTFTTGEPVTFRTAVNPTRSKPSGKPVSEGVRGTRTAHTTPEHVKRWFTRRLQPAGEPKTAPDGVARIGATTAPEALGIRMLPTISSAHRNKPVRIGRAEIRGTLTVTDPETLVEALTNGLGHARAYSCGLILTR; translated from the coding sequence GTGACCAGCACCCGGGCCTCCACCGCCCGCTTCGTCGCCACCCACTCCGTCCTCTGCCTCGACGCCCGCCACCCCCTGGTCGCCAAGTCCCTGATCGACGCTCAGGAGATGCACCGGACCGTCATGAGCGGCTTCCGCGGCTGGGTCGAGGACGGCGCCCCCAACCCGCGCGCCGACATGGGAGTCCTGTCCACCTGGTCCGTGGACCTGAAAGCCGCCGCCCTCGTCCTCGTCGTCCAGTCCCGCGTCCCCGGCGATTGGACGCGGATTCCGCGCGCGGCCTTCACCACCGCACCGCACATCATCACCATCGACCGCACCTTCACCACAGGCGAACCCGTCACCTTCCGCACGGCCGTCAACCCCACCCGCAGCAAACCGTCGGGCAAACCCGTCTCCGAAGGCGTCCGGGGCACCCGCACCGCACACACCACACCCGAGCACGTGAAACGGTGGTTCACCCGGCGCCTGCAACCCGCTGGCGAACCCAAGACGGCCCCGGACGGCGTCGCCCGCATCGGCGCCACCACCGCCCCCGAAGCCCTCGGGATCCGCATGCTGCCGACCATCTCCAGCGCCCACCGCAACAAACCCGTCCGGATCGGCCGAGCCGAAATCCGCGGCACCCTCACGGTCACTGACCCCGAAACCCTCGTCGAGGCCCTGACCAATGGCCTTGGCCACGCCCGCGCCTACAGCTGCGGTCTCATCCTGACCCGCTGA
- the casB gene encoding type I-E CRISPR-associated protein Cse2/CasB — translation MTTLTATTTPAQRVSTLTSDIVVPLQRGYLGDQSHAVGALARLRRGAGKEFSQVPDLWGLADTGALHDRPADGGRPLREDELTRAEDAVHVALTLWALHQQSRGTAMHRPGSRTAPRGLGGAVRQLMPPGEIAEPIRKRFVRAGMAPGLPALAQRLRELVLLLRGADLPLDYALLAGQLYAWQEPTGREAVRRAWGRSFHSYRAPQQKKANAAAVPDGIDDFTDLMDKDAS, via the coding sequence ATGACCACCCTCACCGCAACGACCACCCCTGCGCAGCGTGTCAGCACGCTCACCAGCGACATCGTCGTCCCGCTGCAACGGGGGTATCTGGGCGACCAGTCCCACGCGGTAGGGGCGCTGGCCCGGCTGCGCCGGGGCGCGGGCAAGGAGTTCTCCCAGGTGCCGGATCTGTGGGGGCTGGCCGACACCGGAGCTCTCCACGACCGGCCCGCCGACGGAGGGCGGCCGTTGCGCGAGGACGAACTGACCCGGGCCGAGGACGCGGTGCACGTGGCGCTCACCTTGTGGGCGCTGCACCAGCAGTCCCGCGGCACGGCCATGCACCGGCCCGGCTCCCGCACCGCGCCCCGGGGACTCGGTGGCGCGGTGCGCCAGTTGATGCCGCCGGGCGAGATCGCCGAGCCCATCCGCAAGCGTTTCGTCCGTGCCGGTATGGCACCCGGCCTGCCCGCTCTGGCCCAGCGTCTGCGCGAGCTCGTCCTGCTGCTGCGGGGTGCGGACCTCCCCCTGGACTACGCCCTCCTTGCGGGGCAGCTCTATGCCTGGCAGGAGCCCACCGGCCGCGAGGCCGTACGCCGGGCCTGGGGGCGGTCCTTCCACTCCTACCGGGCTCCCCAGCAGAAGAAGGCAAACGCCGCGGCTGTTCCAGACGGCATCGACGACTTCACTGACCTCATGGACAAGGACGCCTCGTGA